The window GCGCTACGCTGCGGCCTCCGGACCGACCAGCCCAGTGCCGCGCTGCGAGCCCGGAGTGCTCACCCAGCCTGCCGGCGCCGCCGGCGGGAGCACCCGCACCATCTCCCCCCGGAGGCACTGCCATGGTCCGTCGCGCGGTGCGCATCCGGACGGCGGTCGAGACCGACCTCCCGGCACTGCTCGACTTCGGTGACGAGCTGCGCGACCAGCTGCTGCCGGTCGCCGAGGGCGCGAACCGGGCCGCGGCGCGCGGCGTCGCACGCAACATGGCGGCCCGCTCGGGCCTCGCGACCCGCTACCTCGACGCGATCGCAGACCCCGGGCGCCACCTCGTGCTCGCCGTCGGGCCGGAGGACGAGCCGCTCGGGATGGCGCTGTTCACGGTGACGTCGGCCAACGCGCTGCTCGACCTGCCCGCCGTCCACATGAGCCACGCCGTCGTCCCTGACCGGCACCGCCGCCGCGGTGTCGGCAAGGCGCTCGTGGCGGCCTGCGCGACCTTCGCCGAGGAGCGCGGCCTCGACCAGGTCGTCGTGTCGGTCCACCCGGGCTCGCGCGAGGCCAACCGCTTCTTCGCCCGCCTCGGCTTCGCGCCGCTCGCCGTGCGCCGGGTCGCGCCGGTCGCGGTGGTGCGCCGGCAGCTCGCCACGCTCGGTGAGCTCTCGCCCGCCGACCACGTCGTACGCCAGCTCCGTCGCCCCATCCGGCGGCCGACGCGGGCCGTCGCCCCGCTCGGGCCCAGCGACCCCGACGCGTAACCGACGCGTAACCGACCCGGGGCCGACCCTGCGTCGGGCCGTCAGCTCCGGGGCTGGAGCACCAGGCAGGTCAGCCGTGCGGTGCACAGCCGGGTGCCGGCCTCGTCGGTGATCGTCGTCTGCGACGTCACGAGCGTGCGACCGGCTGACACCACCTCGCAGGTCCCGGTGACCGTGCCCGACGTCGCGGAGCGGTGGTGGGTGGCGTTCATGTCGACCCCGACGACCTGCCTGCCCTCGCCGGCGTGGACCGCGGCGAGGACCGAGCCGAGCGTCTCGGCGAGCGCGATCGAGGCGCCGCCGTGCAGCAGGCCGAAGGGCTGGCGGTTGCCCTCCACCGGCATCGTGGCGACGACCCGGGTGGGGCCCACCTCGAGGAAGACGACACCGAGCTTGTCGTTGAGCTCACCCATCGTCGCGGTCATGAACTCCCGCAGGTCGTCCGTCACAGCTGCTCCCTAGACTCAGGCCTCGTGGCAGCCAAGCAGATCGACTCGAGCCCCGCGACACCGCGTCTGCTGCTGCTGGACGGCCACTCGCTGGCCTACCGCGCCTTCTTCGCGCTGCCGGTCGAGAACTTCAGCACCACGACGGGGCAGCCCACCAACGCGGTCTACGGCTTCACCGCGATGCTCATCAACGTCCTGCGCGACGAGGCGCCCACCCACGTCGCGGTCGCCTGGGACCTCCCGCAGCCGACCTTCCGCCACGAGGCCTACGCGGGCTACAAGGCCACCCGCTCGGAGACCCCCTCGGACTTCAAGGGCCAGGTGTCGCTCGCGCAGGAGGTGCTCGACGCGCTGCGGATCCGCTGCGTCAGCGCGCCGGGCTTCGAGGCCGACGACGTCATCGCGACGCTGGCCACGCAGGCCGAGCAGCAGGGCATGGACGTCCTGATCGTCACCGGTGACCGCGACAGCTTCCAGCTCGTCAGCGACAGGGTGACCGTCCTCTACAACTCCCGCGGGGTCAGCGACATGCGCCGCATGACGCCGTTGTCCGTTGAGGACAAGTACGGCCTCACGCCGCTGCAGTACCCCGACTTCGCGGCGCTGCGCGGCGACCCCAGCGACAACCTCCCCAACATCCCGGGCCTCGGGGAGAAGACCGCGACCAAGCTCATCCAGCAGTACGGCGACCTCGACGGCCTGATCGCGCACGTCGACGAGGTCAAGGGCAAGATCGGTGACAGCCTGCGGGCCCACGTCGCCCAGGTCGTGCAGAACCGCGGCCTCACCGAGCTGCGCCGCGACGTGCACCTCGACGTGCGGCCCGAGGAGCTCACCGTCGGGCAGTGGGACCGCGACGAGGTCCACAAGGTCTTCGACGCCTTGCAGTTCCGGGTCCTGCGCGAGCGGCTCTACGCCACCCTGTCGGCCGTCGAGCCCGAGGCCGACCAGGGCTTCGAGGTCGACGCCCGGGTGCTGGCCCCCGGCGAGGTGGCCGGCTTCCTGGCGGGCCTGCCGGCAGCGGTCCGGGTGGGCGTGCACGTCCGAGGTCACTGGGGCCGCGGCACCGGTGACGCCCACGGCCTGGGCCTCGCGGCGGAGTCGGCCCCCGAGGGCGAGACCCGCGAGGGGGCCGCCGGCTACGTCGACCTCGAGCAGGCCAGCCCCGAGGACGAAGCCGCGCTGGGGGAGTGGCTCGCCTCCGACCACCAGAAGGCGTTCCACGACCTCAAGGGCCCGCTGCTCGCGCTCGGTGCCCGGGGCTGGGCCGTCGGCGGGGTCACCTCCGACACCGCGCTCGCGGCGTACCTCGCCCTGCCCGGTCAGATGTCGTTCGACCTCGCCGACCTCTCCCTGCGCTACCTGCGCCGCGAGCTGCGCGCCGAGGCCGAGGACGACGGCCAGCTCACCCTCGACGGTGACGACGAGGGTCCCGACGCGACCGCCGCCCATGACGCGGTCCTGCGCGCGCAGGCCGTCGCCGACCTCGCGGTCGCGCTCGACGCCGACCTCGAGCGGCGCGGGGGCACCGGCCTGCTGCGCGACCTCGAGCTGCCGCTGGTGTGGGTGCTCGCCGACTGCGAGCGCACCGGCATCGCGGCCGACGTCGACCAGCTCACCGAGCTCGAGACGCGGCTGCGCGAGCAGGTCAAGTCCGCGGCGGAGGCGGCCTACGACACGGTCGGCCACGAGTTCCACCTCGGCAGCCCCAAGCAGCTGCAGACGCTCCTGTTCGACGAGCTCGGCCTGCCGAAGACCAAGAAGATCAAGACCGGTTACACCACCGACGCCGACGCGCTGCAGGGCCTGATCGGCACGCACCCGGTCATCGAGGCGCTGCTGCTGCACCGCGAGATGACCCGGCTGCTCATGGTCGTCGAGAAGCAGCTCCTGCCGACCGTCGCCGACGACGGCCGCATCCACACGACCTACAAGCAGATGGTCGCGGCGACCGGCCGGCTGTCCAGCGACAACCCCAACCTCCAGAACGTCCCGATCCGCACCCCGCAGGGCCGCGAGATCCGCCGCGGCTTCGTGCCGGGTCCGGGCTTCGAGGCGCTCATGACCGCCGACTACAGCCAGATCGAGATGCGGATCATGGCGCACCTCTCCGACGACGCGGGCCTCAAGGAGGCCTTCAGCACCGGTGAGGACCTGCACACCTTCGTCGCCTCCCGCGCCTTCGGGCTGCCCGTCGACCAGGTCGACCCGGAGCTGCGCCGCCGGGTCAAGGCCATGAGCTACGGCCTGGCCTACGGCCTGTCCGCCTACGGCCTCGCGCAGCAGCTGCAGATCACGCCCGACGAGGCCAAGGAGCAGATGACGGCCTACTTCGAGCGCTTCGGTGGCATCCGCGACTACCTGCGTGACGTCGTCGACCAGGCCCGCAAGGACGGCTACACCTCGACGATCCTCGACCGCCGGCGCTACCTCCCCGACCTCACCAGCGACAACGGCCAGCGCCGCAGCATGGCCGAGCGGATGGCGCTCAACGCTCCGATCCAGGGCTCCGCGGCCGACATCATCAAGCTCGCGATGCTCGGCGTCGCCCGCGAGCTGAAGGCCCAGGGACTGTCGTCACGGCTGCTGCTCCAGGTCCACGACGAGCTCGTCCTCGAGGTCGCGCCGGGGGAGCGCGAGACCCTGGAGGCCCTGGTGCGCAAGGAGATGGGCGGCGCCTACCCGCTCTCGGTCGCGCTCGACGTCTCGGTCGGCGTCGGCCCGACCTGGGACGACGCGGGCCACTGAGACCTACGACGCCGAAGGGCCTCCGCGTCGTACCGTGGCTGACGTGCAGCGGGTCCTCGTCGTCGGTCAGAGCGGCTCCGGCAAGACGACGCTCGCGCGACTGCTCGCAGCCCGGCTCGGGGTCGCGCACGTCGAGCTCGACGCGCTCTTCCACGGCGCGGGCTGGCAGCCGCGACCGTCCTTCGAGACCGACGTCGACGCCGCGACGACGGGGCCGCGGTGGGTGGTCGACGGCAACTACGGCGCGGTGAGGGACCTGCTCTGGGCGCGGGCGGACACCGTGGTGTGGCTCGACCTGCCGCGCTGGCTCACGACGTCGCGCGCGCTGAGGCGGTCGGTCGCGCGGGCTGCCCTGCAGGTGCCGCTGTGGAACGGCAACCGCGAGCGCTGGTCGACGATGCTGAGGGCGACCCACCCGGTGCGGTGGTCGTGGCAGACCCACGCGCGCCACCGCGCGGAGTACGCGCAGCGCCTCGCCGACCCGCGCTGGTCAGGGCTGCAGGTCGTGCGGCTGCGGACCCGCGCCTCGGTGCGAGCGTGGGAGGGCCGGTTCGCGAGCAACCCGCCTCAGTCGACCGAGCCTCCAGCGGCACCTGCGGCCTGACGCCCGTCGCGCTGGGCGGGGACAGCCCCGTCGACGTCGCGCAGCAGCCCCACGACTCGCTCGAGGTGCGCCGCGCAGGTCGCGAGCTCGAGGTCGGACAGCGGCGCCAGTGCGCGGTCGAGGTGGCGCACCTGGGCACTTGCCACCAGGGCCGCGGTGCGCCGCCCCTGCGCGGTGACGTGGACCAGGCTGACCCGGCCGTCGGCCGTGCTGCGGCGTCGCTGCAGCAGCCCGTCGGCCTCGAGCCCGGCGACCAGGCGCGCGGTGGCACCCGGGTCGTGCCGGGTGCCCCGCGCGAGCTCGCCCATCGGCAGCGGTCCGTGCTCGACGACGTGGTCAAGCACGCTGACCGCCTGCTGCGGCAGCGCCAGGCCGACGGTGGCCATGCGGAGCGCGAAGCCGCGTCGGCTGGCGGACAGCCGCAGCAGCAGCGTCAGTGACTGGCGGAGCGACTCGCGGCTGGCCTCGCGCTGCGCGGCCACGGTCGGTGCCTCAGCCGGCC is drawn from Mycobacteriales bacterium and contains these coding sequences:
- a CDS encoding hotdog fold thioesterase, producing the protein MTDDLREFMTATMGELNDKLGVVFLEVGPTRVVATMPVEGNRQPFGLLHGGASIALAETLGSVLAAVHAGEGRQVVGVDMNATHHRSATSGTVTGTCEVVSAGRTLVTSQTTITDEAGTRLCTARLTCLVLQPRS
- a CDS encoding GNAT family N-acetyltransferase, with protein sequence MVRRAVRIRTAVETDLPALLDFGDELRDQLLPVAEGANRAAARGVARNMAARSGLATRYLDAIADPGRHLVLAVGPEDEPLGMALFTVTSANALLDLPAVHMSHAVVPDRHRRRGVGKALVAACATFAEERGLDQVVVSVHPGSREANRFFARLGFAPLAVRRVAPVAVVRRQLATLGELSPADHVVRQLRRPIRRPTRAVAPLGPSDPDA
- the polA gene encoding DNA polymerase I, with product MAAKQIDSSPATPRLLLLDGHSLAYRAFFALPVENFSTTTGQPTNAVYGFTAMLINVLRDEAPTHVAVAWDLPQPTFRHEAYAGYKATRSETPSDFKGQVSLAQEVLDALRIRCVSAPGFEADDVIATLATQAEQQGMDVLIVTGDRDSFQLVSDRVTVLYNSRGVSDMRRMTPLSVEDKYGLTPLQYPDFAALRGDPSDNLPNIPGLGEKTATKLIQQYGDLDGLIAHVDEVKGKIGDSLRAHVAQVVQNRGLTELRRDVHLDVRPEELTVGQWDRDEVHKVFDALQFRVLRERLYATLSAVEPEADQGFEVDARVLAPGEVAGFLAGLPAAVRVGVHVRGHWGRGTGDAHGLGLAAESAPEGETREGAAGYVDLEQASPEDEAALGEWLASDHQKAFHDLKGPLLALGARGWAVGGVTSDTALAAYLALPGQMSFDLADLSLRYLRRELRAEAEDDGQLTLDGDDEGPDATAAHDAVLRAQAVADLAVALDADLERRGGTGLLRDLELPLVWVLADCERTGIAADVDQLTELETRLREQVKSAAEAAYDTVGHEFHLGSPKQLQTLLFDELGLPKTKKIKTGYTTDADALQGLIGTHPVIEALLLHREMTRLLMVVEKQLLPTVADDGRIHTTYKQMVAATGRLSSDNPNLQNVPIRTPQGREIRRGFVPGPGFEALMTADYSQIEMRIMAHLSDDAGLKEAFSTGEDLHTFVASRAFGLPVDQVDPELRRRVKAMSYGLAYGLSAYGLAQQLQITPDEAKEQMTAYFERFGGIRDYLRDVVDQARKDGYTSTILDRRRYLPDLTSDNGQRRSMAERMALNAPIQGSAADIIKLAMLGVARELKAQGLSSRLLLQVHDELVLEVAPGERETLEALVRKEMGGAYPLSVALDVSVGVGPTWDDAGH
- a CDS encoding MarR family transcriptional regulator, giving the protein MAAQREASRESLRQSLTLLLRLSASRRGFALRMATVGLALPQQAVSVLDHVVEHGPLPMGELARGTRHDPGATARLVAGLEADGLLQRRRSTADGRVSLVHVTAQGRRTAALVASAQVRHLDRALAPLSDLELATCAAHLERVVGLLRDVDGAVPAQRDGRQAAGAAGGSVD
- a CDS encoding AAA family ATPase translates to MQRVLVVGQSGSGKTTLARLLAARLGVAHVELDALFHGAGWQPRPSFETDVDAATTGPRWVVDGNYGAVRDLLWARADTVVWLDLPRWLTTSRALRRSVARAALQVPLWNGNRERWSTMLRATHPVRWSWQTHARHRAEYAQRLADPRWSGLQVVRLRTRASVRAWEGRFASNPPQSTEPPAAPAA